A region of Mesorhizobium sp. AR02 DNA encodes the following proteins:
- a CDS encoding acyltransferase family protein, with product MAASFRPDIQGLRALAVGGVVAYHFGLTALPGGFAGVDIFFVISGWLITTHLMREITETGRLDLWRFYARRARRLLPAALFVILATLAAGTFILAPQEQALYSRGAMFASAYAINLWLLRWSFDYFAADALGNPFIHFWSLSVEEQFYLVWPALLLFAAWLQPGKRMAVIVIGIAGLASFAACLWLTSLSPAWAFYFSPLRAWEFAAGGLATLAPAALLQNRAWLRAVQGWLGLALIAVAYLCLSEDLPFPGWYALLPVAGTVLVLLSGAGEDSDAETASPNGWQALTPAAALSLPPLQWIGALSYSLYLWHWPVIVYAGMLAPDLTIPQRLGCGALALALAFLTYHLIENPARRGGWLTMGGRALIPALALTGVGVAVAFANAHLATRNIDPAQRGIEQAAEQPSTARATDANCLLDFHTVTPKPCTFGPADAAHTIVLFGDSHADHWSTPLVEAARRNDTKVVTYLKSSCRASRLSTFSTALKRDYTECDAWREQAIADIIRRKPRLVVISEFSIGNLTRDMPAAGRKAETARWQAGLRSTLQAFSQAGVETAVIRDTPIGDSFADSCVARALWWREAPSRCDTPRAEAANDSAAAEERAVVKSVPDTLYVDLTDRFCGPTECHVFISGKLAFRDRHHLATAFAETLEGPLERALF from the coding sequence ATGGCGGCATCGTTCCGGCCAGACATACAGGGATTGCGTGCGCTGGCCGTCGGCGGCGTCGTTGCCTATCATTTCGGCCTCACCGCACTGCCAGGCGGCTTTGCCGGCGTCGACATCTTCTTCGTCATCTCCGGTTGGCTGATCACGACGCACCTGATGCGCGAGATCACCGAGACCGGCCGGCTCGACCTCTGGCGCTTCTATGCCCGCCGCGCCCGGCGGCTTTTGCCGGCAGCCCTGTTCGTCATCCTGGCGACGCTGGCCGCTGGCACTTTCATCCTGGCGCCGCAGGAGCAGGCGCTCTATTCGCGCGGCGCCATGTTCGCCTCGGCCTATGCCATCAATCTGTGGCTGCTGCGCTGGTCGTTCGACTATTTCGCCGCGGATGCCCTAGGCAATCCGTTCATCCACTTCTGGTCGCTGTCGGTGGAGGAGCAGTTCTATCTCGTCTGGCCGGCGCTGCTGCTGTTCGCCGCCTGGCTGCAGCCGGGCAAGCGCATGGCGGTGATCGTGATCGGCATCGCCGGCCTCGCCTCCTTCGCCGCCTGCCTGTGGCTGACCAGCCTCTCGCCGGCCTGGGCCTTCTACTTCTCGCCGCTGCGCGCCTGGGAGTTCGCCGCCGGCGGCCTGGCGACGCTGGCGCCGGCGGCATTGCTGCAGAACCGCGCATGGCTGCGCGCGGTGCAGGGCTGGCTCGGCCTGGCGCTGATCGCCGTCGCCTATCTCTGCTTGAGCGAAGACCTGCCCTTCCCCGGCTGGTATGCGCTGCTGCCGGTCGCCGGCACGGTGCTGGTGCTGCTGAGCGGCGCGGGCGAAGACAGCGACGCAGAGACAGCCAGCCCAAACGGCTGGCAGGCCCTCACGCCCGCCGCCGCACTGTCGCTGCCGCCACTGCAATGGATCGGCGCGCTCTCCTATTCGCTCTATCTCTGGCACTGGCCTGTCATCGTCTATGCCGGCATGCTGGCGCCGGATCTCACCATCCCGCAGCGCCTCGGTTGCGGCGCGCTGGCGCTGGCGCTGGCGTTCCTGACCTATCATCTGATCGAGAACCCGGCACGGCGCGGCGGCTGGCTGACGATGGGCGGCCGCGCACTCATTCCCGCCCTGGCGCTGACCGGTGTGGGCGTGGCGGTGGCCTTTGCCAATGCGCATCTGGCCACGCGCAATATCGACCCGGCCCAGCGCGGCATCGAACAGGCCGCCGAACAGCCCTCCACCGCGCGTGCCACGGATGCCAACTGCCTGCTCGACTTCCACACCGTGACGCCGAAACCCTGCACGTTCGGCCCGGCCGACGCCGCCCACACCATCGTGCTGTTTGGCGATTCGCACGCCGACCACTGGTCGACGCCGCTGGTCGAGGCGGCCAGGCGCAACGACACCAAGGTCGTCACCTATCTCAAATCCTCGTGCCGCGCCTCGCGGCTGTCGACCTTCAGCACGGCGCTGAAGCGCGACTACACCGAATGCGACGCCTGGCGCGAACAGGCGATCGCGGACATCATCCGCCGCAAGCCGCGCCTGGTGGTGATCTCGGAATTCTCGATCGGCAATCTGACGCGCGACATGCCTGCCGCCGGCCGCAAGGCCGAGACCGCGCGCTGGCAGGCCGGCCTGCGCTCCACACTGCAGGCCTTCAGCCAGGCCGGCGTCGAGACCGCCGTCATCCGCGACACGCCGATCGGCGACAGTTTCGCCGATTCCTGCGTGGCCCGCGCTTTATGGTGGCGCGAAGCCCCCTCGCGCTGCGACACGCCGAGGGCTGAGGCCGCCAATGACAGCGCCGCGGCGGAAGAGCGCGCCGTAGTCAAAAGCGTACCCGACACGCTCTACGTCGACCTCACCGACCGCTTCTGCGGCCCGACCGAATGCCAC
- a CDS encoding DUF2306 domain-containing protein: MSLSPLLHASPVIQLHALIAIAALLLGAIQLWRTKGDRLHRALGRVWVALMATVAGSGLFIWTIRLWGPFSPIHLLSLLVLVMLWRGVRAARGGNIAAHRRIMQGTYIFGLIITGLLTFIPGRIMYVVAFGPQGATPQKLAVFAALVIFAAAAGLYAARGTRATG, encoded by the coding sequence ATGTCGCTCAGCCCTTTGCTCCATGCCTCGCCCGTCATCCAGCTCCATGCGCTGATCGCCATCGCCGCGCTGCTGCTCGGCGCCATCCAGCTCTGGCGCACCAAGGGCGACCGGCTGCACCGGGCGCTTGGCCGTGTCTGGGTGGCGCTGATGGCGACGGTTGCCGGCTCCGGCCTGTTCATCTGGACGATCCGGCTGTGGGGACCGTTCAGCCCGATCCACCTTCTGTCGCTGTTGGTGCTGGTGATGCTGTGGCGCGGCGTGCGGGCCGCGCGCGGCGGCAACATTGCCGCGCACCGCCGCATCATGCAGGGCACCTACATTTTCGGCCTGATCATTACCGGGCTTTTGACCTTCATTCCCGGCCGCATCATGTATGTCGTTGCCTTCGGCCCGCAGGGCGCGACGCCACAGAAGCTGGCGGTGTTTGCCGCCCTGGTCATCTTCGCGGCGGCCGCCGGCCTCTACGCCGCGCGCGGTACCCGGGCGACAGGCTAA
- a CDS encoding glycosyltransferase family 25 protein yields the protein MKCLVINLDRSVERLVAVASEFSRIRVAFERVAGVDVEEGLPFAAPPLTATEVCCFLSHRRCWKIIADGPDEYGAVFEDDVVFSYDAGSVLADSSWIPPTADIIKLETFFNRVRLGSQHVAVTEGYSARRLLGQHLGACGYIVSRNAAERLSNSTKRLKAAVDVALFSPNQMTAARNTIYQLVPALCTQAHFVVDKIPPSLVQIAPRAHINKRMIDRVNAEAARAFWYFRNRPFFQAAEKHFSKRQRKLTLCLCEPGLEFPA from the coding sequence ATGAAATGCTTGGTAATTAATCTTGATCGGTCAGTTGAACGGCTTGTCGCCGTAGCATCTGAATTTTCTCGTATTAGGGTTGCCTTTGAACGTGTCGCCGGGGTTGACGTGGAAGAAGGGCTTCCGTTTGCAGCGCCCCCGCTTACCGCGACTGAGGTTTGTTGTTTTCTCAGCCATCGTCGCTGTTGGAAAATAATCGCAGATGGCCCCGACGAATATGGTGCCGTGTTCGAGGACGATGTTGTCTTCAGTTATGACGCCGGGTCCGTGCTGGCTGACAGCAGTTGGATTCCGCCAACTGCCGATATCATCAAACTAGAAACATTCTTCAATCGAGTGAGGTTGGGTAGCCAGCACGTTGCCGTTACGGAAGGGTACTCAGCCAGGCGGCTTCTGGGACAACATCTGGGTGCGTGCGGCTACATAGTTTCAAGAAATGCCGCAGAGAGGCTGTCCAACAGCACCAAACGCCTTAAGGCAGCGGTTGACGTTGCTCTCTTCAGCCCAAATCAGATGACGGCGGCGCGGAACACAATCTACCAGTTAGTGCCGGCCCTATGCACCCAAGCGCATTTCGTCGTGGACAAGATACCACCAAGCTTGGTCCAAATCGCCCCGAGAGCCCACATCAACAAGCGGATGATCGATAGGGTCAATGCAGAGGCTGCGCGTGCTTTTTGGTACTTCCGTAACAGACCATTTTTCCAAGCGGCAGAGAAACATTTTTCCAAGCGGCAGAGAAAGTTGACTCTGTGCCTGTGCGAGCCAGGTCTTGAGTTTCCAGCCTGA
- a CDS encoding ABC transporter permease: MLFSPYPTPGERIRVALLWLWCGLVILFLLVPILIPVPLSFNSGAFFIFPLEGLSTRWYEVVLGTQRWQSAIGNSLIVAFGTTLIATTLGTLTAIALSNEKFPGRRIVMPLLLSPLIVPVVITAVGSYLFYARVGLASTYAGIILAHTALASPFVVVTVGASLTGFDRNLMRAAAISGAKPLTAFFRVMLPLILPGVLSGAAFAFVTSFDEVVVVQFLASAGQRTMPLEMFIGLREKLSPAITAAATLMMALSIVLLVVANLLARRGQGRRAARG, encoded by the coding sequence ATGCTGTTCTCGCCTTACCCCACCCCTGGTGAACGCATCCGCGTCGCGCTGCTCTGGCTGTGGTGCGGGCTGGTCATCCTGTTCCTGCTGGTGCCGATCCTGATCCCCGTGCCGCTCTCCTTCAACAGCGGCGCCTTCTTCATCTTCCCGCTCGAAGGCCTGTCGACGCGCTGGTACGAGGTGGTGCTGGGCACGCAGCGCTGGCAGTCGGCGATCGGCAACAGCCTGATCGTCGCCTTCGGCACGACGCTGATCGCCACCACGCTCGGCACGCTGACGGCCATCGCTTTGTCGAACGAGAAATTTCCCGGCCGCCGCATCGTCATGCCGCTGCTGCTCTCGCCGCTGATCGTGCCGGTGGTGATCACCGCCGTCGGCTCGTATCTGTTCTACGCCCGCGTTGGGCTGGCCAGCACCTATGCCGGCATCATTTTGGCGCACACGGCGCTTGCCAGCCCCTTCGTCGTCGTCACCGTCGGCGCCAGCCTCACCGGCTTCGACCGCAATCTGATGCGCGCCGCCGCCATCTCCGGCGCGAAACCGCTGACCGCCTTCTTCCGCGTGATGCTGCCGCTAATCCTGCCCGGCGTGCTCTCGGGCGCTGCCTTCGCCTTCGTCACCTCCTTCGACGAGGTGGTGGTGGTGCAGTTCCTGGCAAGTGCCGGCCAGCGCACCATGCCGCTCGAAATGTTCATCGGCCTGCGCGAAAAACTCTCGCCCGCCATCACCGCCGCGGCGACGCTGATGATGGCGCTGTCGATCGTGCTGCTGGTTGTGGCGAACCTTCTGGCCCGGCGCGGCCAGGGCCGGCGGGCAGCAAGAGGCTGA